The nucleotide window GTTGCCACGACGGCGACATAGCTCGTCGGGCTTCCAACCGGCAGTTGGGTGGGCGGAAAGAATGAAGTCACGAATGCAAAGGCGACACCGGCGAAGCCGATACCCGCAATCGCCATCATTCCGGCCATGCCACCGGGCACTTTGTAGGATCGTGGCATTTCGGGATGGGTGATGCGTAGGCGTACTGCAGCTGCATACATCATCATGTACATCACCAGATAGAGTGTAATGGTCATCGCGGAGAGCAGAAAGAAGGCCACGGAGACGTCTTTCAGGAAGAAATAGAGTGACGCGAGAACCGTGACGATGCAGCCCTGCACCAGCAGGATGACCACCTGAATGCCATTCTTGTTGATCTTTGCAAGAAGTGGCGGCAGCTCACCATCGCGTGCCGTGCGCAAGAGGCCTCGGCTCGGTCCGGTGATCCACGACATCACGCCGGCAAGTGCCCCGAGCGCAATCAAAAGCGCGAGAATTGGAACCAGCCAGCTTAAGCCGAAACCTCCCAATGCGATGCTGAAGGCCTGCATCGGCCCCTGGTCGAGTGCAATCTTGTCTGCAGGAACAATTGCTGCCAGGGCCAACGACCCGAGCAGAAACAACACCACGATCACAAGCACCGAAAGCAAAATGGCTTTCGGGAAATCGCGATGCGGATCCTTGAGTTCATTGGCGTGGACCGCATGTACTTCAACGCCAGCGAACAGCAACACGATACCGCCCAGAAAGGCGATGGACGAAAGCCCGGTAATGTGCGGGAAAAGCCGGATGTGAGCGTGAGCGCCTTCCGCTGCGGCTGGCAGGAAAGCGATGACATTGCCTTCCGCGATCCACGCCGCACCAAGCGCGATG belongs to Roseibium porphyridii and includes:
- a CDS encoding APC family permease; its protein translation is MSETAKPGGKTSAPSGAARISVLGLAMMTVAAVVSLRGLPLMADEGTELLFYIGFASIIFLVPAALVAAELGGMFARSTGGVYDWVKAPFGARAGFVAIWLQWIQNVVWYPTVLAFAAASLAYVIGKPNLADDGIYTGTVIICAYWFATAIALTGTSAAARFTSIGFVLGTVVPGLLIIALGAAWIAEGNVIAFLPAAAEGAHAHIRLFPHITGLSSIAFLGGIVLLFAGVEVHAVHANELKDPHRDFPKAILLSVLVIVVLFLLGSLALAAIVPADKIALDQGPMQAFSIALGGFGLSWLVPILALLIALGALAGVMSWITGPSRGLLRTARDGELPPLLAKINKNGIQVVILLVQGCIVTVLASLYFFLKDVSVAFFLLSAMTITLYLVMYMMMYAAAVRLRITHPEMPRSYKVPGGMAGMMAIAGIGFAGVAFAFVTSFFPPTQLPVGSPTSYVAVVATGFVVFTGLPILIHSLKRPSWVKVEEEET